A region from the Acyrthosiphon pisum isolate AL4f chromosome A1, pea_aphid_22Mar2018_4r6ur, whole genome shotgun sequence genome encodes:
- the LOC103308053 gene encoding piggyBac transposable element-derived protein 4-like, which produces MASRPKRLKVNDETVRQLLDTDDSGSSFSDFDDTDEDQTYNPIIISDSDEQSETSDTEHSQDTILPVSNAGVQIWSNVTGNNQKQLVFNGFPGLKINMSANATVWDCFNLFFTDDIIELIVIETNRNAKQFLSNNRISKSSRFTKWVPTDSKEIKLFSGLLIWMGLVKMPNIDSYWSTKHRYINYVAQKMPRDRFQLLLRFWHFSDNKKAPEGDHIYEIREVLAVDKTVVPFRGRLLFRQYIPGKAHKYGVKLFKLCGTNGYTYNVQVCGGKSQVDGKVLGCRVVLDLSRRYLNMGRTMVTNNVYTSITLANELLTNDTHLVGTLRSNRVKLPEITKKKLSPGEIIGKENSDGIIVAKWRDVTMLSTKHNIDMIDTGKKNKKKESIVKPRIIVDYNSGKAGIDLSYQLSSYSTAVRKSTRWYHKVATEILFGTAMVNALIVYNTINSGKKMKITQFRETLVDTLLGLDNQGPQKVQQARVNSKHILQVTTEKCAGNRKIRRRCFHCYQSRKVIVGSKQASKEVKKITTFCGPCKSYTCISCYNLHHTG; this is translated from the exons atggcGTCACGTCCAAAGAGACTTAAAGTAAATGACGAAACGGTACGTCAATTATTAGACACTGATGATAGTGGAAGTTCATTTAGTGATTTCGATGACACAGATGAAGACCAAACCTACAACCCAATTATAATTTCTGATTCAGATGAACAAAGTGAAACCAGCGATACCGAACATTCACAAGACACAATATTACCGGTTTCAAATGCTGGTGTTCAAATTTGGTCCAATGTAACAGGTAATAATCAAAAACAGCTAGTTTTTAATGGTTTTCcgggattaaaaattaatatgtcaGCTAATGCCACTGTTTGGgactgttttaatttatttttcaccgATGACATTATTGAACTTATTGTTATTGAAACGAACAGAAACGCGAAAcagtttttatcaaataatagaaTTTCCAAGTCTAGCAGGTTTACAAAATGGGTTCCTACAGATTCAAAAGAGATTAAATTGTTTTCGGGTTTATTAATATGGATGGGACTCGTTAAAATGCCAAATATAGATAGTTACTGGAGCACCaaacatagatatataaacTATGTGGCACAAAAAATGCCTAGAGATCGCTTCCAATTACTTCTAAGATTTTGGCATTTTTCAGACAATAAAAAAGCCCCTGAAGGTGatcatatttatgaaatac GCGAGGTATTGGCCGTCGATAAGACAGTGGTACCTTTTCGTGGcagattattatttagacaaTATATACCGGGAAAAGCTCATAAGTACGgtgtaaaattgtttaaactttGCGGAACAAATGGTTATACTTATAACGTTCAAGTTTGTGGAGGAAAGAGTCAAGTGGATGGAAAGGTATTGGGCTGTAGAGTTGTTCTAGATCTAAGTAgaagatatttaaatatgggACGTACAATGGTCACGAATAATGTTTACACTTCAATTACACTTGCAAACGAACTTTTAACTAATGATACACACCTAGTTGGAACTCTGCGATCAAATAGAGTAAAATTACctgaaataacaaaaaaaaagttaagtccCGGGGAAATAATCGGAAAGGAAAATTCAGACGGTATTATTGTTGCGAAATGGCGTGATGTAACTATGTTGtcgacaaaacataatattgatatgatTGACACaggaaaaaagaacaaaaaaaaagaatcgaTAGTTAAGCCTAGGATAATTGTCGACTACAACTCCGGAAAAGCGGGAATCGATCTATCGTATCAACTGTCTAGCTATAGTACAGCTGTTCGTAAGTCTACACGTTGGTACCATAAGGTGGCGACAGAAATACTGTTTGGAACTGCTATGGTAAATGCTTTAATAgtttacaatacaattaattcTGGTAAAAAAATGAAGATAACACAATTTCGAGAAACATTAGTTGATACATTACTCGGATTAGATAATCAAGGACCACAAAAAGTTCAACAAGCAAGAGTTAACAGTAAACACATATTACAAGTAACAACAGAAAAATGTGCTGGAAACAGAAAAATCAGAAGGAGATGTTTCCACTGCTATCAAAGTAGAAAAGTAATAGTTGGATCGAAACAGGCATCGAAGGAAGTAAAAAAGATCACTACGTTCTGCGGACCATGTAAATCTTATACATGTATAAGTTGTTACAATCTGCATCACACAGGCTAa